Genomic segment of Mycolicibacterium psychrotolerans:
AACTCCATGGCCAGGGTGTCGACGGGAGCCGTCAGCTCCAGGGCTTTGGTCATCGTGTCGGTCCTTCCTTCTCGGTGGCCAGCAGGGCGTCCAGCCGGCGGTAGTTGCGTTCGGCATCCAGGCGGTACCGGTCGATCCAGGCCGTCACCGCCTCCAGTGCCGCGGCGTCCAGGTGCACCGGCCGTCGCTGCGCGTCGCGGGTGCGGGTCACCAGCCCGGCCTGCTCGAGCACCTGGATGTGTTTGGACACCGCCTGTTTGGTGATGGCGAACGGCTCGGCCAGTTCGTTGACCGTCGCGGGGCCACGGGACAGCCGCGCCACCATCGCGCGCCGTATGGGATCCGCCAGCGCCATGAAGGCACGGTCCAGCGTCGCTTCGTCCGCCCCACTCCCCAATAATCAACCTCTCTTTTGATCAATCTATTGGTTGACTAAGACGCTATGCCCGGCCGCGTTCGCTGTCAAGAACGGGATCAGCGTGTGCGGCGGATGATGGCGCGCAGCTTGTCCACCCGGGTCGCGATCTCGCGTTCGGCCCCGTGCGTCGTCGGCCGGTAGTAGTCGACGCCGACGACCTCGTCGGGCGGATACTGCTGAGCCACAACACCGTCCGGGTCGTCGTGGGCGTATCTGTAGCCGACGGCGTTACCCAGCTTCTGAGCTCCCGAGTAGTGCCCGTCGCGCAGGTGGGCGGGCACCAGTCCGGCCTTCCCTGCCCGGATGTCGGCCATTGCCGCGCCGAGTGCGGTGGTGACGGCGTTCGACTTCGGCGCGGTCGCCAGGTGCACGGTGGCGTGCGCCAGCGTCAGCTGCGCCTCGGGCATGCCGATCAACTGCACGGTCTGGGCCGCGGCGACCGCCGTCGGCAGTGCGGTCGGGTCGGCCATCCCGATGTCCTCGCTGGCGAGGATCACCAGTCGCCGCGCCACGAATCGGGGGTCCTCCCCCGCCACGAGCATGCGCGCCAGGTAGTGCAGAGCGGCATCGACGTCGGAACCGCGCACCGACTTGATGAACGCGCTGACCACGTCGTAGTGCTGGTCGCCGTCGCGGTCGTAGCGCACCGCCGCCTTGTCCAGCGACTGCTCGATCACGTCGACGGTCACCTGTCCGGATTCGGCGGCGACCTCCAGCGCTGTCAGCGCGCGCCGCGCATCGCCGGCCGACAGCTGCACCAGCAGGTCGAGCGCCTCGTCGGTGATGGGTACCTTTCCGGCCAGGCCTCGTTCGTCGTCGAGGGCACGCCGGATCACCGTGGCGATGTCGGCCGGGGTCAGCGGCTGCAGCTGCAGGATCAGTGAGCGGCTCAGCAGGGGGGCGACGACGGAGAACGACGGGTTCTCGGTGGTGGCCGCGACAAGCAGCACCACCCGGTTCTCCACCGCCGCGAGCAGCGCGTCCTGCTGGGTCTTGGAGAACCGGTGCACCTCGTCGATGAACAGCACCGTCTGCTCACCCCGGCGCAGCAGCGCGACGCGGGCCTCCTCGATGACCGCGCGCACCTCCTTCACGCCTGCCGACAACGCCGAGAGCGCCTCGAACCGGCGGCCGGTGGCGTGGGAGATCAGCGAAGCCAGCGTCGTCTTCCCGGTGCCGGGCGGGCCGTAGAGGATGACCGAGGCGGCGCCGGAGCCCTCCACGAGGCGCCGCAGCGGCGAGTTCCCGGTGAGCAGGTGCTGCTGGCCGACGACCTCCTCGAGCGAGGCGGGCCGCATCCGCACGGCCAGCGGCACCGACGTCCCCACGGGAGCCGCGGCGGACGCGGCATTCTCGCCGGGAACGTCGAACAGGCTGTCGGACACGCTCCCTGCTTACACGGCGGCGGTGACGAAGTCGATCAGCTCCTCGACCCGGCCGATGAGGTCGGGTTCCAGGTCGGTCCAGTCCCGCACCCGACCGCGGATCCTCTGCCACGCCGCGGCGATGTCGGCCTGATCGCGGTGCCGCCAGCCCAGCGCCTCGCACACGCCGTGCTTCCAGTCCTGCCCCTTGGGAACCACCGGCCAGGCCGCGATGCCCAGGCGGGCCGGTTTGACGGCCTCCCAGATGTCGATGAACGGATGGCCCACCACCAGCGTGTGCTCCCCGCCGGGCCCCTGGCGCACCCGCTCGGCGATGCGGGCCTCCTTCGACCCGGCCACCAGGTGGTCGACGAGCACGCCGAGGCGCCGGCCGGGCCCGGGCCGGAAGTCGGCGACGATCGCGGCCAGGTCGTCGACACCGCCCAGGTACTCGACCACCACGCCCTCGAGGCGCAGATCCTCGCCCCACACCTGCTCGACGAGTTCGGCGTCGTGGCGGCCCTCGACGTAGATGCGGCTGGCGAGCGCCACCTTGGCGCGCGCACCCGCGACCGCCACGGAGCCGGACGCGGTACGGGTCGGCGCGGCGGGGGCCGCCTTCTTCGGGGCGGTCAGGATGACCGGCTTGCCGTCGATCAGGTAGCCGGGCCCCACCGGAAACGGTTTGGTACGGCCGTGCCGATCCTCGAGTTGCATGCGGCCGTACTCGATGCGCACCACCGCGCCGACGAAGCCGGTCTGCGCGTCCTCGACGACCATGCCGATCTCGATCGGCAATTCGGTGGAGCGGGGCTTGCGGTGCGGATTACCGGACAGGATGTCGGCGCCATAGCGATCAGCCACGCCGGTGATCGTAGGGACGGGCGGCGCCACGACGGCTGACCGCGCGAGCGCGTGTTGCCTCGGCGCAGGCGCACCGGGTGCGACCATCGAGCGGTGAGAGACCTGAGCTACTACGGACCCCGCGCCGTCATCGCCGGCGGCTCGGAAGGCGTCGGGGCCGAGTTCGCCGCGCTTCTCGCCGCGGCGGGGGTCGACCTGGTGTTGGTCGCCCGGCGTCCGGAGCCCCTGGAGGCCACCGCCGCACGCTGTCGCGCACTCGGCGCCGACGTGCGCACGGTGACCGCCGACCTGGCCGCCGGCGCCGACGAGGTGATCGCCGCGACGGCCGGCCTGGAGATCGGCCTGTTGATCTACAACGCGGGCGCCAACACCTGCAGCGAGGAGTTCCTCGACGGCGACCTGGATGCCTTCGGCCGCGTCGTCGACCTGAACGTCACCACGATGATGGCCCTGGTCCAGCACTACGCGCGGCCGATGCGGGACCGCCGCCGCGGCGGCATCCTGCTGGTGGGCTCGATGGCCGGTTACCTCGGTTCGACCCGCCACACGGTCTACGGCGGGGCCAAGGCCTTCGGCCGGATCTTCGCCGAGGGCCTGTGGCTGGAACTGCGCGACCACGGCGTCGACGTCTGCGAGCTGGTTCTCGGCGTGACGCGCACGCCGGCCATGGAGCGGGTCGGGCTGAACTTCGACGTGCCCGGCCTGCGGGTGGCCGAACCTGCCGAGGTGGCCGCCGAGGGCCTCGAACGGTTGCCGCACGGGCCGGTCCACGTGGCGGGCGGCAATGAGGCCGACGTCGCCCGCCGCAACGACCCCGACCGCGCCGCGGTGGTGCTCGGCGCGCACCGGTTCATGCAACAGCTGATGGCTAGTCCATCTGCTGGGACTGCTCGCCGACCGGCGCACCCACCTCGGCGAGCTTCACCGGGTTCGAGGTGATCTCGTCGATGACGGTGTGGATGAAACGCATCTTCTCCAGCACCGCGGGCGGCAGCACGAACGGGTACAGGTCTTCCTTGCCCATCGACCGGTTCACCATGTTCAGCGACCACGCCAGGGGCAACCACATCTCGATCATCGTGTCGAAGCTGCTGGGCCCCAACACCCTTCGCTCGAGGGTGGCGGCGGC
This window contains:
- a CDS encoding SDR family NAD(P)-dependent oxidoreductase, with amino-acid sequence MRDLSYYGPRAVIAGGSEGVGAEFAALLAAAGVDLVLVARRPEPLEATAARCRALGADVRTVTADLAAGADEVIAATAGLEIGLLIYNAGANTCSEEFLDGDLDAFGRVVDLNVTTMMALVQHYARPMRDRRRGGILLVGSMAGYLGSTRHTVYGGAKAFGRIFAEGLWLELRDHGVDVCELVLGVTRTPAMERVGLNFDVPGLRVAEPAEVAAEGLERLPHGPVHVAGGNEADVARRNDPDRAAVVLGAHRFMQQLMASPSAGTARRPAHPPRRASPGSR
- a CDS encoding replication-associated recombination protein A, giving the protein MSDSLFDVPGENAASAAAPVGTSVPLAVRMRPASLEEVVGQQHLLTGNSPLRRLVEGSGAASVILYGPPGTGKTTLASLISHATGRRFEALSALSAGVKEVRAVIEEARVALLRRGEQTVLFIDEVHRFSKTQQDALLAAVENRVVLLVAATTENPSFSVVAPLLSRSLILQLQPLTPADIATVIRRALDDERGLAGKVPITDEALDLLVQLSAGDARRALTALEVAAESGQVTVDVIEQSLDKAAVRYDRDGDQHYDVVSAFIKSVRGSDVDAALHYLARMLVAGEDPRFVARRLVILASEDIGMADPTALPTAVAAAQTVQLIGMPEAQLTLAHATVHLATAPKSNAVTTALGAAMADIRAGKAGLVPAHLRDGHYSGAQKLGNAVGYRYAHDDPDGVVAQQYPPDEVVGVDYYRPTTHGAEREIATRVDKLRAIIRRTR
- a CDS encoding ArsR/SmtB family transcription factor, producing MALADPIRRAMVARLSRGPATVNELAEPFAITKQAVSKHIQVLEQAGLVTRTRDAQRRPVHLDAAALEAVTAWIDRYRLDAERNYRRLDALLATEKEGPTR
- a CDS encoding DUF3097 domain-containing protein, which encodes MADRYGADILSGNPHRKPRSTELPIEIGMVVEDAQTGFVGAVVRIEYGRMQLEDRHGRTKPFPVGPGYLIDGKPVILTAPKKAAPAAPTRTASGSVAVAGARAKVALASRIYVEGRHDAELVEQVWGEDLRLEGVVVEYLGGVDDLAAIVADFRPGPGRRLGVLVDHLVAGSKEARIAERVRQGPGGEHTLVVGHPFIDIWEAVKPARLGIAAWPVVPKGQDWKHGVCEALGWRHRDQADIAAAWQRIRGRVRDWTDLEPDLIGRVEELIDFVTAAV